The following coding sequences are from one Gossypium hirsutum isolate 1008001.06 chromosome A12, Gossypium_hirsutum_v2.1, whole genome shotgun sequence window:
- the LOC107938233 gene encoding stress-response A/B barrel domain-containing protein UP3: protein MGVLLLSLTMPHSFPIYPVISSTVYGGHGNGILGRNRFTVISCANGNRQRERNLLRRREVVEHICLLKANKNISEDEEKEMLDYLYTSQYQMRGMVAISLGQISGEAKEDYTHAVFMRFGSKEDLAKLYENPPYLQVMKKHVLPYCHGLMNVDYESEVEDDILHIFRKGEEYNYGVEFVLLIAFVEAAIVEAVEDALMSLQELTEEHPSLILQCTQGSNFNSKTSEEYTHGAVMRFRSSEAFQIFLSSSRYRDVWESKLQPIARKTLAIHFCVDPVGTEIM from the exons atggggGTTCTACTTCTTTCTCTGACAATGCCTCACTCCTTCCCTATTTATCCTGTAATTTCTTCCACTG TTTATGGAGGACATGGAAATGGAATATTGGGGAGGAATCGATTTACTGTAATTTCTTGTGCTAATGGTAATAGGCAGAGGGAGAGAAACCTCCTTCGGAGAAG GGAGGTGGTGGAGCACATTTGTTTGCTCAAAGCAAACAAGAATATATCTGAAGATGAGGAGAAGGAAATGTTGGATTATCTTTACACATCCCAATATCAGATGCGTGGAATGGTTGCAATATCTTTAG GCCAAATATCTGGTGAAGCTAAAGAAGATTATACTCATGCTGTCTTCATGCGTTTCGGAAGCAAGGAAGACCTAGCAAAGTTGTATGAGAACCCTCCCTACCTGCAAGTTATGAAGAAGCATGTACTTCCTTACTGCCAT GGGCTGATGAATGTGGATTACGAATCTGAAGTGGAAGATGATATCCTTCATATATTTCGTAAAGGAGAG GAGTACAACTATGGTGTTGAGTTTGTGCTTCTGATTGCATTTGTTGAGGCTGCTATTGTTGAAGCTGTGGAAGACGCTTTAATGTCTCTTCAGGAGCTTACTGAGGAGCATCCATCCTTGATTCTCCAATGCACTCAAG GTTCAAACTTCAATAGCAAAACTAGTGAGGAATATACACATGGAGCGGTGATGCGATTTCGATCAT CTGAGGCCTTTCAGATATTTTTGAGCAGTTCAAGATACAGAGAT GTGTGGGAGTCTAAACTCCAACCGATAGCCAGGAAAACACTAGCCATTCATTTTTGTGTGGATCCAGTGGGCACTGAGATAATGTAG
- the LOC107938234 gene encoding polynucleotide 5'-hydroxyl-kinase NOL9, protein MASMLGPGSSTANIYVPEEWSEAANSIAYDSVTSPPPFSFICGAKNSGKTTFSRHLLNILLQRYGKVAYLDTDVGQPEFTVPGFVSLTVVDKITPDLAIPCLKTPERCFFFGDVSSKRDPSTYLKYIFTLFDYYREEYCMFDKSENAGRIELPLIVNTPGWVKGIGYEILVDMLRFICPTHVVKINISAESKNLPGGAFWLDGDCDGMVNIIEIKSAQQDNFNRSVLVQKDASLLRDLRIMAYFRQCFPSDKPITTIKELAHALASHPPYEVPISIIKIRHLHCQVPSTETYYSLNATIVGLAVSSEESEDLPWCVGLGIVRGIDTFKGVLYVITPVLPSTLEKVNLFLQGFIQIPTCLLQVKGCRSPYVTSNVLSDRFY, encoded by the exons ATGGCTTCGATGTTAGGACCTGGAAGCTCAACAGCAAACATATATGTACCAGAAGAGTGGTCGGAGGCTGCTAATTCCATAGCCTATGACTCAGTAACTTCCCCacctcctttttcttttatctgCGGCGCCAAAAACTCTGGCAAAACCACTTTCTCCCGTCACCTCCTTAACATTCTTCTCCAAAG GTATGGAAAAGTAGCTTATTTGGACACAGATGTTGGGCAGCCTGAGTTCACGGTTCCAGGTTTCGTGTCCCTTACAGTTGTTGACAAAATAACCCCAG ATTTGGCAATTCCATGCTTGAAGACACCTGAGAG GTGTTTTTTCTTTGGTGACGTATCTTCAAAAAGGGATCCATCAACATACTTGAAATATATATTTACCCTATTCGATTACTATCGAGAGGAATACTGCATGTTTGACAAGAGTGAAAATGCTGGTAGGATAGAATTGCCCCTTATTGTCAATACCCCTGGCTGGGTGAAAG GCATTGGTTATGAAATATTGGTGGATATGCTGAGATTTATTTGTCCTACTCATGTTGTTAAGATAAACATATCTGCCGAGAGTAAGAATCTTCCAGGTGGGGCATTCTGGTTAGATGGTGATTGTGATGGGATGGTTAATATTATAGAGATCAAATCAGCTCAGCAGGACAACTTTAATAGATC GGTGCTAGTACAGAAGGATGCTAGCCTTCTGCGAGATTTACGGATCATGGCTTATTTCAGGCAATGCTTCCCTAGTGACAAGCCTATTACTACAATCAAAGAACTTGCACATGCACTGGCTTCTCATCCTCCTTATGAAGTTCCAATATCAATTATCAAAATTAGACATCTTCACTGCCAG GTCCCAAGCACTGAAACATACTACAGTTTGAATGCAACTATTGTTGGATTGGCAGTTAGTTCAGAGGAGTCTGAGGATTTGCCCTGGTGTGTTGGACTTG GAATTGTGAGAGGAATTGACACATTCAAAGGTGTGCTTTATGTGATCACTCCTGTTCTTCCAAGCACTCTGGAGAAGGTCAATCTTTTCCTGCAGGGCTTTATTCAGATTCCTACTTGCTTGTTGCAG GTTAAGGGATGCAGATCACCGTACGTAACTTCAAATGTTTTGTCGGATAGGTTTTACTAA
- the LOC107938253 gene encoding probable myosin-binding protein 5: MEKPKRSFIQFAEQKLGRVPKFFIYALLEWMIILILFIDGFLAFLANELAKWFGLPIPCLLCTRIDHALVGRNEQFYYNESICNSHKKNVSCLAFCHAHKKLSDMRNLCENCLLSFATEKESDGHTYKSLLGILHKDIELFLDEEQQVHLSLPTGTKDEVVQKSKDHRCACCGEPLKLNSSDSKWKVSSLAPARDSDLSHIKCSPLNLTSNSNESDVKETTNEKPSEDHAKVSTIPSLMDAEEDKTPNFIWGNKFFGISLSDSAANSPKWTKIPRKSMLERMELASETAEGQVPNQEAEDDILQHLKGQVRMDRRSLMSLYMELDEERSASAEAANNAMAMITRLQAEKAAVQMEALQYQRMMDEQAEYDQEALQEIYNLLVKRQEEVQDLQAELDAYRQKYGFLKDFDFPRQRGKTDVGSHVLKLLSYSFNGRIECGGPTRRLNQGPNTGGKTQNLDHSDSMQGMNMMGGEESKKVIRGVRPLGRLKNINKSGHISKLSEGVSSKSSSEDEFDTEDETDEAGSNSKITDRFLEPTKASMTMPHAES; the protein is encoded by the exons ATGGAAAAACCAAAACGATCGTTTATACAGTTTGCAGAACAAAAGCTTGGAAGAGTACCCAAGTTTTTCATTTATGCCTTGCTTGAATGGATGATCATCTTAATTCTGTTCATCGACGGCTTTCTTGCATTTCTAGCCAATGAATTAGCCAAGTGGTTTGGTTTGCCTATTCCTTGCTTGCTTTGCACCAGAATTGATCATGCTCTTGTCGGGAGAAATGAACAGTTCTATTACAATGAATCCATATGTAACAGCCATAAGAAGAACGTTTCATGTCTTGCATTCTGTCATGCTCACAAGAAGCTTTCTGACATGAGAAACTTGTGCGAAAACTGTCTTCTGTCTTTTGCAACTGAGAAAGAATCTGATGGCCATACTTACAAGTCCCTTCTGGGGATATTACACAAGGATATTGAACTGTTTCTGGACGAAGAGCAGCAAGTTCATCTGTCATTGCCTACTGGAACAAAAGATGAAGTGGTTCAGAAGAGCAAAGATCATCGTTGTGCATGTTGTGGGGAGCCTTTGAAGCTCAATTCCTCCGATTCTAAATGGAAGGTTTCTTCCCTTGCTCCTGCCCGCGATTCCGATTTGTCTCACATCAAATGCTCTCCTCTCAACCTTACATCCAATTCCAATGAGTCAGATGTCAAAGAAACAACCAATGAAAAGCCAT CAGAGGACCATGCCAAGGTCAGTACCATACCATCGCTGATGGATGCTGAGGAAGATAAGACCCCTAACTTCATATGGGGAAACAAATTTTTCGGAATCTCATTATCGGATTCGGCAGCAAACAGTCCAAAGTGGACAAAAATTCCAAGGAAATCAATGCTTGAGAGGATGGAGTTGGCTTCGGAAACTGCAGAGGGACAAGTACCAAATCAGGAAGCCGAAGATGATATCTTGCAGCATCTGAAGGGACAAGTTCGTATGGATCGCAGGTCGTTGATGTCATTGTACATGGAACTGGATGAAGAAAGAAGCGCATCAGCCGAAGCAGCTAATAATGCAATGGCCATGATCACTAGGTTGCAAGCTGAGAAGGCAGCCGTTCAGATGGAGGCTTTACAATACCAAAGGATGATGGACGAACAGGCAGAATATGACCAAGAAGCCCTACAAGAGATCTACAACTTGCTGGTCAAAAGACAAGAAGAAGTTCAAGATTTACAGGCTGAACTTGACGCTTATAGACAAAAGTATGGATTCTTAAAGGATTTCGACTTTCCAAGACAAAGAGGCAAGACTGATGTAGGCAGTCATGTGTTGAAACTACTATCTTACTCTTTCAATGGAAGAATTGAATGTGGCGGCCCTACTAGGAGACTTAATCAAGGTCCCAACACTGGAGGGAAAACACAGAATCTTGACCACTCTGATTCGATGCAAGGTATGAATATGATGGGAGGCGAAGAATCGAAGAAAGTCATTCGAGGTGTTCGCCCATTGGGACggttaaaaaatattaacaagaGTGGCCATATTTCCAAACTCAGTGAGGGCGTTTCCTCAAAGTCTAGTAGTGAAGATGAATTTGACACGGAAGACGAAACAG ATGAAGCAGGTAGCAACAGCAAAATTACTGACAGATTTCTAGAACCCACAAAAGCTTCAATGACAATGCCTCATGCTGAAAGTTGA